The Salminus brasiliensis chromosome 14, fSalBra1.hap2, whole genome shotgun sequence genome contains the following window.
acccagggagcagacagggttaagggccttgctcaagggtcctaaagtggcagcttgctaagCCCAGGTATCAACCCCACAACCCAGTCATCAATAACTGCTCTAACTGACCGCCTCAGCCCCCAAAATTGAGCCAAACGTTACAAGCGATTCCTTATAGGGAGGTCTGTTCACTCAGCGGCCAACTTTCCCAGACACATTAGACCAGGCTCCAATGTTTATGAATGTGGAGAGACCAAAATATTCAAAACTGAAGGTCAAATTACAAtttcaaatctgacaaaaacctcatgaatagttAAAAATATTTGGCCTAATAATGCACAAAAATCATGAATGGCTTGCTCTACAGATCTCCACATCGAGGTAGGGGTTTCTCCATTAGTGCAAGCAATATCATTGATTaggctgattggctcttttttgtTAAAGGGTGGGACTTGCTCTTTTaacagacgccatgttgagcaTCGCGAGAAGTCCCTTTTATAATTCAACCAGTGGCAAGGGCAGTTATGAACGCCTGTCTAGATTTATTTTACAGTCGCtaaatgtttgtgtgtaataACTATATAATAAGCATTACACTTTATCAGGTACATTTTACGTTcttttataaaaaacaaaaaaagaagaaaaagcaagGACACAAACCCCTACAATTCTTTAAAGGCaagatacattttattttgttttcctTGTAAAACAAATATTCCAAAAAATCTGAATAGCTTAATTAAAACAAAGTTGTTTTTAGATAAATTATGATATAGATTGAAAGGCTACATAATAGGACAAAGATAGGAGCCATGAAAATAGACAAAAGATGCTGAGAAAGCTCTGGATGGTGTGCACTGAATTACTGTCTGTTTGACCACTCAGCCGGCTCAACAGACAGTTTATCTGAAAGGCATCTAGAAGCatcaaaatacataaaaaatacacataTGAAGCGTCACAAAGTCAATAATAAAGTTTTCACTAGCTGGCTTCTGACATCAGTCTTTCTGAGAAAGGTTAGTCAATGACACTCTTCAAGACACCCACATCAGCTCACACGCTACCTTTTCTGTCATACCGTCTAAACTGAAAGCGCAGCACACGAGTAAGAATATATCATCCCATGACGAGGAGATTTTTCACTGCCATAACAAAATGCAACCATAGGCTATGATTAAGctgcagaaatgtaaaaaaaaacaaaaaacgttaaaataaaagaaaaaccatGTCAACACCATCCAAATTGTTAGCGAAGGTTCTTGGTGATCCATGGTTTTCAACTTTTCATATTTTTGCTAGTATAAATTTGGAAAATAGTTCTCAGATTCCAGACATCCAAGTCAAGACAATCATTTTTAAAACCCTGATGTCTTGTTTACTCAACATGCCTGGCCTGTGGTGTGATCCAATTTGGACCTGAACGGTGGGAGCAAAAAGTGAATCTGACTTCTTTTAAAATACAACTTGTTGAATAAACCCTGGACTAACAATTGATGCCAGAGAACATGGGAAAGCTATACCTGATGGCTAAGGAACTTCACATAATAATGTAGCACTGGAACTGGTCAGAAGAAGCGAATCCACTGAGCAGCTCAAGGACACAATAAATCCTAAGCACACATTCACTGAGTCAGAAAAATGAGCCACAAATCTGTACACTGTTCTTAAAGCACAGCTAGATGACTGAGATCAAAGTGTTTAACAATTAGATCTGAACCTTTATTACACAAGGATGAGCCATAATGACCATTTCCTCTCTCAAACACTAAGTACTATATGGCATTAATTCATCATGTCTTATGAAAGCTTGCTTCAGGAGACACCTGGAAACAGCAGCGTTCCCAGGGCAGGACAGCAAATCACTGAGCTAATATTCAAACAGTGAAGATTCAGAATTCTGCATTCAGAATCTGCGGTGTTGTGATGTTCGATCCTCAACAGAATTACTGTAAATATAAATTTCAGCTTTGACCAAAATATAGTCTCGATAGTCGTTTGATCATCCCCTCCTAGTAGAAGAAATCTAAGAAAGAAGATCTAGCAAAAAGATCAACAAATGCTTTGAGGCAAGAGTTGAGGCAATGACCAATATTAATAAAGGTAACCATATGGAAGTTTGAGAAAGCGACGGGGGTACTTGAATTAAATGAAACCGTTTTAGAATAGTGTGGATGATActtcacagaaagttcttctgGAATATTGTATTTACAAGatgaaagaaataaacaaacatccAAAACACCCGGAGCACTGTGGAAAATAAATTCCGCTGTTCCACAAtaagaaaagacaaaaacaggTAAAACATTTCCCCCACAATCAGGTAGAAGATGCTCAGTCTTCACCTGATGGAGCATCCTCCTCGGATACATCGTCCTtttcatctttctctttctcgctctccttACCCTCCTTCTCCTCGCcgtcgttgttgttgttgtcctcAGCTTCTGCACTGCTCTCCTCTGCTTTCTTAGCTGGGGGTGAATCCTTCTTTGCTCTGTCTTGCcctttctcctcttcctcttgggGGCTCTCGATGTCCTCGTCCTCTTCCTTAGGCACAATCTTCTTGGACACGACTCGCTTCACCTTCATCTGGCGCTTCCCTCGCTTCTTCCGTGGCCCTCTGCTCACTGACAAGAGACCAACATGTACAATACGTATGACCCGAGCAACCTGCGCACCTGCACGAGCAGTATGCATAATAATAAGCAACTTCTGCCTCTTCAGACGGTACCTGAAGTTCTTATCCTGGGCTTTGGGGACTTCTTGTCTTTGCTTCTCCTGCTGACTTTTGAATTCCTCCGCTTGGGTCGACCGTAATCGCTGTCGTCGTCATCGTCTTCGACCATGAAGTCTTCATCGCTGCCTGAATctgagtggggaaaaaaaacaacacacaataGTATTTGAGCAATTAAGCAATTAAAATATCTAAACATTCCATATGTAACCATATGGTAATAACTGCGTACTTTGTCaaactacaaaaaaatatatatataaaaaaatcattaattaATAGATTTCCTTTTTATTTAGCAGGAAATGCATAATAATGCCGTAAAGCCCTCCCAAACTCAGAATTGTTCAGTATATTATGCAAGAcatcatttctgagagtatccAAAGCCTGAAAAAAATCTTTACCGCCTGTATAAACATCGCTGTCATCTTCCCCTTCCTCATTAtccccctcctcttcctcactgcCTCCATCTCCAAGAAGAATCTCCCTCTGTTTGGAAGCTGCTTTACTGGCAGCTTGTCGCACCTGCCGGCCCTTCTTCTTCACAACCTTGTCTTCATCACTGTCAACTgagaatcagaaaaaaaaaacctcaataaAACAAAAGCTGCACACCTGTTttctacacacagacacacggaAATTACACTGACTGCAACAACAGCCAGAATGGCAGTAATTTTAATGATAAACATCCTAATCCAATTCTAATGTAATTTGTTCCCACAATCATTAGATCTTCAAAAACAGAATTCGCCTGTAAGGTCAACCAGAACAAGAACCATCTTGCTAGCTATGGGTCGATAAGTGACTGTATCATGTGAGTAAATACACAGCACAATTGCTGATCTGAAAattcttattattttgttattctTTAATTGCTTCCTCCTTAATTACTTACCTTATACGGTTTATATAATCTTTATATCTAATGCACTGGTTTCCAAACCGCACATTTAGTGTTTTTCCATGCTCCCAATTCATCTGagccagctaatcagctaattaacaaggcCTTCCAGAATTGAATGTAATGTGTAAGAGCAggttaaacactaaaatgtgcagggcagggggtcccccaggaccagggttgggaaacaCTGATCTAATAGTAAAACAAAATACACTAGAAAATATTGCATTTAATTATGAGCTACATACACAGAATATCCCCAGCTGgttaaatatacatacatactttaTAACATAAACTCATGAGATCTGCTCCCATGCAGAGGGTAAATTGGACATGCTTGTCAAAAGAAGGACACGAACATAACAGTTTGGCAATTCTTTGGTTTCCAACCAAACACTGAAACCCTCTGGATGTTAACAGTGTTTGTCAAATGCCCTCTATGTAGAATACAGTTGTCATTATAAGGTATGAAGTAATATCAGAAAACCAGATGGTAATTATAAAACAATTATATGGTATTGGATCATGTTTTTATTGCTTATTGCAATAATTCTGCAGACAATAATCATTTGTCAATATTAAAACTATCTATGCTAACTTCTTGTCTTATCAAACCAGTCCTATGCAATTATCAGGCTACGAAGATGATTCTTTAACATCCAAGCGAGCGTCACGCTGAACAATCTCTCTACCATTGAGGACAATCTTAACATTAAGGTACTTCTGGCCCCTGAGCAGTTCTATACACCTTTTTTTCCAGAGATGGCATGGTAGGGAAAAAGAATCAGGGCGTTTGTGCAAAGCGATGTTGCAAGAAATACCTTCAGCTCTTTTCCTTTTAGCAGTCGTCTGCCGTCCCTTGGTAGTTTTTTTAGTCTCATAGTCACTGTCACCACCGtcgtcatcctcctcctcctcgccgTAGTCATTGTCATCATCACTCAAGTCCTCTGGAACACACAGTTAGAACGAAAAGCTTTCTGATAAACGGGGAGTGGTCTTTCattaaacagactgaaaaaaacGAGAACAACGCTACAACGAGAACTTGTTCTTACTCTTGTGGTCTGTGACTCGGGACTCATCACTGCACAGGAGAAACACTGATTACTTGCAAAGAAAGTACTGTACATTTTAGAAATTATATAAAATCACATTCACAAACAAAACGGTAACTAACATCAACATCCATACAGGAAGGACAAGCCTGTACCCCCCACTGAATCTATCATACAGGACAACAGGACTGATGAGGTGTCTACAGGTGTTTTTATGAGTGCAATTAAGTTAAGACACACATATAAAATTTACATGTAATGATGTTTCTCTGATATTTAAGAAAAGCCTACCTGTGTTTTGCTGCCTTCTTGGGTTTGTTGGAATTTCCTTCATATTCCTCATCTACAAGCAAGCATTCAGGTGAATCAGACAAGCTACAACAAAATCTTTACAATTTAGCATTGAACAAAATATGGCTGCGCCTAAATAAAGGGTCTTtcaaagtagagctgggcaatatgatgatattctATCGTATTGTGattaattttgttattgtgatacacaatatgcttttctaagcatattgaggatattgttagtgcttaataaacactgatcagctgcacatttcattacaagcaGTGTAGTTAGACTGGTTTACTTAGacgaagtgcagcagatgttgaatatagaaatcactgtactctGCATGAGATTCAGTCACTGGATGACTATGCTTtgtgactgtttatctgcaAAGGCCTTAATAgttcactcacattttcatcttttatggcttgactgCACATTTACCATTTTCTTGATTCAGAATTGTTGTTTTGCTTATTATTGTGCTCtccggtgtcaaccagaggagtcTTGGTTTCTTCTTCTCGATCcgagagtttttccttgccactgttgccactagcttgctcaaaagaggcttgcacctggatctctgtaaagctgctttgtgacaacatttgttgtgctatataaataaatttgaatagTATGACTACTAAATgagtatctgaacagtagtttttaagaatctgtcgctactgatgtacCTAGTCtttgattacatgtatcatgataaatattgtgaaaaatgtctgTAGATGTAGTGATATAGCCTTTTTACCGTATCTCCCAGCCCTATTTCAAAGGCATAAGACACTTCAACAAGACATTTCAGAGCTATGCAGCGGTTCATCAGCGGTTCAAATGTTGGTTTACTGTGTTAACTGagggtttttattattatctctGTGTATAAAACTCCTCAGCAGTAAAGCACAACTAATATGTAACTTACCAGCATCATCAGACTCTTGAAACTGTGCATAGTCAACCACTCTCTTATTCCTGTGGGGACAGACAGAGTAACTGCAGTGAATCCGACAGAATCTCgctgttatttttattcttattgatgctgtccaatgaaaaacattgtgACTTTATTTAAGGCAAAATGATTTTGAATAATACAAatttatttagagcatttctattggtccgttcgtcCAGAATTATTCAGCAGCTAAACAATGCAAACAATGGCGGAAACTAAAACATTGACAAAAATGGAAACAcgtggttttcattggacaacagCGAAATACTAACTGCTaataaattactaaataatttctcaataataaaataaataataacagctgtttttatacaaataaaaacctaaattaataactaaatatgaTGAATGGTTgcattaataattataaaggtttaaaaaaaaaaaatacagaaaatccAAAGCGTTTGCATTCCCTCATTTTCCCTCCTCAGAAGAGCTCCACACATCTACACTACCAGATCCACCAAAAAGGGGGCGGGGAGAGACGGCAGCCCATGCTTTAGAGGATTTGCCAGTACTTGTAACTCTGAGAGCATGAAAATAACGAAATAACGAGAATTAGACACACTGACAAAAAGCGATTTGGGCTTGTTACTTGTTCAATTAAAAAGCCTATTGATTAACAGACCGTGTCACAAGTCAGTGTGGTCATAAATCGATAATAACACAGCTGTAATCGCTGGATAATGAAGAAAGTTTGGGGTAAACACTACGGGCAGATATGGAACTAGCTAGCGCTGACTAGatagctatctagctaactaCCTGCGTATACACCGTTTCCAGCCGTACTGTTAGCCGCTTTAGTTATGTGTTacagctagatagatagctacAGCTAGATAAATGAACGTGTTAATAATGCAGCACTACTTTACACCATCGGAGCAGCGGAGAGGAGCCAGCTAGCTAGTCTGCTCTCCATGCAAGCAGTAAGCGTGCAAATGTAGCTATGCCAAACACGTGAACACTAAAAAGTAGGCCCTTAAAGTCTGCGGACTGGTAAACTTGCTAAGTAGTTTGCAGGCCGAATATCCACGTTAGCTCATGGCAGTCGTTTCAGGGCGCTGAACTGCTCCGTTGGAGTGTCTTTTTCGgcagctagctatctagctaattAGCTGCAAACTGCAAGCGCCTATAGCTACTGGTGGCCGTTTCGTTCACGCAGGCGGACGGCTCGTCTGCGTATGCAGCGCGTGcttgctgtatatatatatataaacgtgacgtaatttttttttttaaatgtgacgTTATAAAAACAAATGCCGAGCCAAGAGGTCAGTGCCCTTAATAAATAAGTTAATCTGAtattaggtagctagctagctgcgcTTCTCCGTTTCCTGCTAgccgctagctagctagctaacgttcgTGTCGCTAACAGACACAGCGCTGGGTAGAGGCGAGATCTTGTGAGGTTAGCCACCGCCAGCTAGCCCAGGGACATTACTGCACGTTTACAGGCGTGATGCAGAACAGGCGTGTTAGATAGCTAGCGAACCTGGCATGCAGTAGCGCAgggaacattaaaaaaaaacaaaaaacaaaatatcaacGCACCTCGAAGGTCTTGCCATTGTGCAGGCGCGAATCCGTAACTTTTACGTGTTTCTATCACCCTGTAATGTTCGCGGAATATTGGCGGCAGCTTTGGTTACACAAGACGGCCACTAGCTGGGTAGCTCCGTACAAGCGTGCGCTTTGCCCTTCGCAGCTCAACCAGGTGTCTGTCTTGCCGGACCGCTCGGTAATGATGAACTGTTATCGTTGCTGGAGGCTAAGCTAACTTGCTTGGCTAACGGCAGCTAGCTGAGTCTGGCAGAGATCTAGCAAAGGTGTGTTTTTCTCGCCGTCCTAAGTGCATTTAAACAGGAGGCGCGCGAACAGAAACTGCTTGGACTGAGTAGAGGCGGAATTGACCTGGCTGTGCCTATCGACGAATggcagctaactagctagctagctgctacTGACAGCATAGCGGCTGGCCTGTGGCAGCCAGGAGGGGTTGAGTGTGTTTAAAGTGGGATGGGGCTGAAAGGCTGAAGAACGCAAGATGCCCCCCTAAATCAGGAATAGTAGCTAAAGTTATATTTAGAGactttaataaactgttagATAGCTACCTAACTAAAGCGTATCGTCTAAACTGGGGGAACGGATTTGTTCAATTGAATTGAAGAGactattatttaaattaagggatttttttttacgtattatttttattatttaattattatttgttaattaatattttgttttaccTTGATACATTAGGGGCTTAGTTGAAATGGGCGACCAAGTGGTAGCTAGCTGCCTGGGGATACTGGGATCTGAGGATGATGGGGTCCTCTCACCCTATTTATGTAAACAATAATAGTTTATGCtagaatataaaataataaaaaaaatagttatacattttttttaagattGCTCTCCGATAATTAAGAACAGACATTctaagcaaaaagaaaaaaaaatattacattaatattacataatattacGTTGTCTGGCTTGAGAAACAGCTGTAAGCAGTCTGTAGCTTGGTGCTTCCTTTCTGATAGTAATTGCACTCTTTAGAGATGATCGATACAGCTTTCCATTTTCAGTTTTCCATTTAATTAGATGTTATGCCTTTAGAAATGAGTCACAACAGTTGGTTTAAGCCAGTAAGTGGTTTAATATGGATGTATTGAGGCTTTAACTCCAGTTGCAGCACGAGCAGCTTGCGTCAAACACCAGGCCACTTGCACATGACTGGAAATATGTTTTCCCGGCATCGCACTCATAGAACTTGTTGGCATTGGCAGAGTATGGGTACATTCCGTTGGCTTTGCCGACGCAGAATGAGCTGTTCATGCCACTGGTGCCGCTGGAGCCCCCACTAGAGCTTCCTCCACTAGAGCTTCCTCCGCTAGAGCTTCCTCCACTGGCACTGGGGGTAGTGCTGGTCACACCTGCTATTGGGGGCAGTGGGGTTGCAGGAGGCTTGCAGGCTttaaagaggaagaaaaaatgACAGAGTCAAGTTAACACGGCTGAACTCCAGACAGAAGTGTGAGTAAAAGGCCCTACTtatcactgctttatttaatgCCATTTGTACCTTGCTGGTCCAGATTAAAGGCACTGTGAAGAACATTGATCAGGGGATATTTGCCCTGATTACAGAAAGTGCCCAAAAAGTCATCCATGTCAATGGTCCACACCATAGCTCCACCGAAGTTATTCTTCATCAGCCACTGTGCCTGTAGACAAATCATTTTTTCATTCAccttttagtatttattttagcaCTTTGGTTTCGGTTTGCTTCTCTGGCAGTCGGTGGAACTGATTAACAGTTGATAAACTGAAAAAATATTTACTTTTGACTTAATTTAGCTATTTATTATATACTACTGTTTACCTTGATTCCAAAGCTCTTCACATTGTCGTATCCAACCCACTGATTCCCACTGTAGGCATATGGCACATCTTGTTGGGTATTCCACACCTCTGTTGCCCCGTTTTTCAGGAAGGTACAAATCTACCATGCACAATAGACAAAAGAATTATAACTGCCGTTTAGCTATAACACAGATAATGCAGTTCAACCGCATGAGTAGATTGGGGTACCTCAAAATAAGCAAGCTCCCCGGCTTCTTGAGTGTATTTTCCTGCTTTTCCAGCTCCAGAGATAGGTGCTCCAATTCCATGGTTTGCAGGGTTTGTAAGGGTGAAGGTGTTTCCATAGGTGGGGAACCCAACCAGCAGTTTCTCAGCAGGGGCACCATTATTCTTCCAGTAGTTCATGGCATAGTCCTGAAGAACACAGCATGATTAGCATCAACTACTTTCAGCCCTGCACTATCTTCAGAAACTGTAATACGAGAGCTTGGCAATGTCTTATCTAATGGCTACAAACTTACCACATTGAAGTAGATGTAGCTTCCGCTGTCAAAAGAATCCCTGTACAGGGGGCTGCATTCCCCTGTGAAAGGGTCCCAGGAGCCATGCATGTCATAGGACATCACATTGATCATATCCAGTGATCTGGTTAgggtaagataaaaaaaaaaaaaaacagttgacATCACTTACAACCAACTAAAGTATAGTTTGTAAACTATGGGTCAGTTTCTCAGATCTAGATGAGCTTTAGTCTAGACTATTCAGGCTTAATTCACCTCAGAGAAATCTGTCACATACTTCACATGGATCTTTGAGGTTTGTACAGCTGTTTTCTTCACTGAGTTAAGTGTTTTTGGCAGTGATGAGACTAGGGACTGAGTTTGACTCACTGTCCGAGTTGAGGGATTTGGTAGGCGGTCTCGATGGTGCCAAGGCCTGAGGAGACAGCAGCAGACATCAGGAGTCGAGCTCTGTTGGTCTGCTTGGCCTCTGCCTCGAAAGCGGCCCTCATCTCCTGTTCATCAAGTTGTTACAGACATGAGTACATTTACGACCCACGTTTCAGTTTCTTACTCTCATAACTGCATAACTTACAGATTAGCCTAATTAAGGATAGGAATTAATAGCAGAAAGAGTAATAAACTGATCATTGTAATAAGCTCATAATAACTTGCTAATAAGCCTAATTAGTAAGTAGGAATTAGTAAGCTGACTGTTGTAATTAAGCTGAGATGTGCTAGCTCCTAGCATAGGCTAATGCTTACACAGCTGCAGCTAGATAGATGAGAAGTAAAGAAAACATTGGCTCTGTTTGGCCTGAGACGTATTAGAGctacatgttatagcagtgttaACACCTCCGCCcctccaagacacattccacaaccaaaacTTCTCCGAATACAAGTGAAACATCAGTAGTAATTGCCGAACAATACAAGTAAATTTGCATTctccgtcccacacagcaatcggatttcagtctgactaaccagagatgcattggactacccagtgtaaacgcatgtggttaaaatcttatcaggatacaatccagatactagtcacatgacgtgaccaggtgtaaacggagTCATAGGACTGATTAATTAGCCTTTATCCATCATGGTGTGCTGTCAGCTGTCATAGTAACTAGGCagattttatatacatatttatatttttctctgGTTATGGAAGCTGTAGTGAATAAGGCTAGTTGTCAGCTTCACTATTGAGGTACCTTATGGGGGCCTAATGCTTGAATGTAAACACAATCagatagcacacacacacacacacacctccagcaGAACGGAGAACAGTTGCTGATCCTGAGGTGGGCTTCCTCTGTTGGCTGGATACTCCCAGTCAATGTCCAACCCGTCAAACTCATACTTTCTCAAAAACGCAATGACAGAAGTGATGAAGGTCTGACGGTTGGCGGAGGAAGCCACCATGGCAGAGAATCTAGCAGGAGTGAATAAGGGGTGAATGAAGTTAACACAGTGATATTCGGAGTGCTTCTGACTGtgctaaattaaatgaaaatgaaattacGTTCCTACCCTGAGGAACCAAAGTTCCATCCGCCGACTGACAGCAACGTTTTCAGATTGCCATTCCTGCAAAGatgagaatgagagacagagcgGGAGagattttaaaaatacaatgtttGGCTTAAGGCAATAATTTGCATTGGTGTTTCGGTATGGTTTTAACCCAGTGAAGCCCTTGAATAATAGACCTCTAGGTTTATTGTTCACTTATTGCTGTTAAAGGGAACCCTAAGAAATTTACACATATCAGCCTTAACATGGGTTAGCTGTCCAGTACTATTAAAATATATGATATAAAGCAAGCATACTTTGTTTACCGTTATTATTTACCAAGcgatattttgttgttgtttttgtgaacAGATTAAGTAGAATTGTCACTGTTTGGTGGTTTTACATGCGcccctttctctcactcttagataaaaatgtaatttagttcaaatgagcTTTTTCAGCTGGAGCTACACTCAGGGGAAACACTGTTCTCTATAGCTCCAGTGCCACCATTTAACACAGTAACAATGTAACAATGACGACCTACCATTTGGGATTTTTGCCTGTTTATCATGgttttataataaaacatatttaatataatatttttagaatactataaaatattatacaatattatatatattcgaTGATGGTAATAGGAAACTCTAAAGCCAGACAGGACTAGAAACTTTATCattctcactcacattttcatcttgtatggcttgatgccacatttaccatattttttcttaattcagttttgatTTATTGTTCTCTTTATTCCCTTTTTTGCTTATTATTATGGAGGAGGAttggttctccttttgagtcttggttcctctcagggtttcttcctctcaacccgagggagtttttccttgccactgttgccactagcttgttCAAAAGAGGGTTGGACGCAGATCTCTGTAGAGTTGCTTTGTGACAAAATTgatgctatataaataaaattgaattgaattgaattgaactacTTACATTAATGAATATTATTTTCAATTATATACCAACACTATCTTAACATAGTTATTAAAGAGAAGAACTGACATGTGACCCCTTAAACAGTAAACCTCTCAAACACCCACCAAATCCCTTTCAAAAGTGTGGGAGGAGCCACAAGCTGGTATGTTAATTTGCAGTCTGGATTAGCTGAACAGACAGTagaacaaagtaaaaaaaaaaaaaaaaaaaaaaatatatatatatatatatatatatatatatatatatacaatacaataataaaaaataagcttcatatctaatatatagatacatttatattattattcattagtaTATGTTTGGACAGCAGAATGGAAATAAACACAATGCAATATTGCTTTGTTGTCATATGAGCATTATTTACTGTCTTAGTGCCATGCTAGCAGCTCTTGTGTTCACCACACTTACTTGTCCTTCAGGGCATTGAACTGGCTGTAGAGCTCCACATCATTCCATTCATAGGTAGCAATCTGGTAGCTGCTGGTCATGGTGGCGAAAGCGTAGAGGAGATGGGTACACAGGCATGGATCGATGTCATTGGGCATGTAGATGGTAGGAGGAGGGCGATACTGTGCCCAGTTGGTGAAGTAGCATGATAAGATGTAGGCTGAGCCTGTCCAAAGCAACAGAGTACTTCAGTACTTCAGTGAATCAGTTGCTTGTGGGTTAGCCCCTGAGTAAAATCTTGAACCACACCAATAAATCCTACTTACCAAGCTGCATATGGAGCAGCAGGGCCAGAGCTGGGTTCagatgagagaaagaaagagagatgaaacCCTGTGATCTCCATTTCCTTAAACAAATGATCCTTTGAAGATTTCAAACACATTATTTAAGGCTTAAAGACAAATATGCACTCCCCTTCATTGAAGCCGGTATTCTTCTCAAAGCTACTCACCTGAAACCAAGACTACCTTGCCCATTATTGCCTATTACCAAGATTTGGGCACATGCTCTGCTCTTATATACATCCTTTAGTTGGCCCTTGACCTCTCAAATCATGTTGCTGGCAGGAGGAAAGTATTTACAGTAGATAGTGCTTCATTACCCAAGATTACCAAATCTCTTAATGTCCACAGTTACATAAGAGCATATTTTCCTGCTTATTTCTGCTGTACTTATGAATGTACTGATCAGCATCCAAGCGTTAACTCT
Protein-coding sequences here:
- the nucks1b gene encoding nuclear ubiquitous casein and cyclin-dependent kinase substrate 1b translates to MARPSRNKRVVDYAQFQESDDADEEYEGNSNKPKKAAKHSDESRVTDHKKDLSDDDNDYGEEEEDDDGGDSDYETKKTTKGRQTTAKRKRAEVDSDEDKVVKKKGRQVRQAASKAASKQREILLGDGGSEEEEGDNEEGEDDSDVYTGDSGSDEDFMVEDDDDDSDYGRPKRRNSKVSRRSKDKKSPKPRIRTSVSRGPRKKRGKRQMKVKRVVSKKIVPKEEDEDIESPQEEEEKGQDRAKKDSPPAKKAEESSAEAEDNNNNDGEEKEGKESEKEKDEKDDVSEEDAPSGED
- the LOC140576576 gene encoding acidic mammalian chitinase-like, translating into MGKVVLVSALALLLHMQLGSAYILSCYFTNWAQYRPPPTIYMPNDIDPCLCTHLLYAFATMTSSYQIATYEWNDVELYSQFNALKDKNGNLKTLLSVGGWNFGSSGFSAMVASSANRQTFITSVIAFLRKYEFDGLDIDWEYPANRGSPPQDQQLFSVLLEEMRAAFEAEAKQTNRARLLMSAAVSSGLGTIETAYQIPQLGQSLDMINVMSYDMHGSWDPFTGECSPLYRDSFDSGSYIYFNVDYAMNYWKNNGAPAEKLLVGFPTYGNTFTLTNPANHGIGAPISGAGKAGKYTQEAGELAYFEICTFLKNGATEVWNTQQDVPYAYSGNQWVGYDNVKSFGIKAQWLMKNNFGGAMVWTIDMDDFLGTFCNQGKYPLINVLHSAFNLDQQACKPPATPLPPIAGVTSTTPSASGGSSSGGSSSGGSSSGGSSGTSGMNSSFCVGKANGMYPYSANANKFYECDAGKTYFQSCASGLVFDASCSCCNWS